Proteins encoded within one genomic window of Dyadobacter chenhuakuii:
- a CDS encoding GNAT family N-acetyltransferase — MAFLPFLYLEPEHLSTQTVGQIYEFSLLRQDPPHVIAIFQCIEMPDSSWISPPNAPFGGIQCGTDCQESEIVFFINCIKKWINDRSGKQLTIKTAPCCYEADQQRLLHDAYLYTGLIPVQACVNSYINVDGDDFIAHIRPAEKRKLKKAVLAGFRAGPAHEISSQVTYEFLAHCRESNGYRMPLTLSQIEILKHKFPEAYQIFTVVDQEKIIALTLTVRVNDHILYNFLCGDLPEYRVYSPVVMLMDRVYQHCQRENIRILDLGISLDGNGVHKPSLSRFKKNIGGKECLKMTYEITFR; from the coding sequence AGATATATGAATTCTCCCTGCTCCGCCAGGATCCTCCGCATGTCATAGCCATTTTTCAATGTATAGAAATGCCTGATAGCAGCTGGATTTCGCCTCCTAACGCTCCATTTGGCGGCATTCAATGCGGTACGGATTGCCAGGAAAGCGAGATTGTCTTTTTTATAAATTGTATTAAAAAGTGGATCAATGATCGCTCAGGAAAACAGCTGACGATTAAAACTGCTCCATGCTGCTATGAAGCTGATCAACAACGCTTATTACACGACGCTTATCTATATACTGGACTTATCCCCGTTCAGGCCTGCGTTAATAGTTATATTAATGTGGATGGCGATGACTTCATTGCTCACATCAGGCCGGCTGAAAAACGAAAACTCAAAAAAGCTGTTCTTGCGGGATTCAGAGCTGGGCCAGCGCATGAAATTTCATCCCAGGTTACTTATGAATTCCTGGCACACTGCCGTGAAAGTAATGGTTACCGCATGCCGTTAACATTATCTCAAATTGAAATATTGAAACACAAATTTCCCGAAGCATATCAGATTTTTACGGTTGTTGACCAGGAAAAGATCATCGCCCTTACCCTGACGGTGCGGGTTAACGATCATATACTTTATAATTTTTTGTGCGGGGATTTACCTGAATACCGCGTTTACAGCCCGGTAGTCATGTTAATGGATCGCGTTTACCAACATTGTCAGCGGGAAAACATCAGGATATTAGACCTGGGCATTTCGCTGGATGGCAATGGGGTCCACAAGCCTTCGCTTAGCAGGTTCAAGAAAAATATTGGTGGGAAAGAATGTTTGAAAATGACTTATGAAATAACTTTCCGCTGA
- a CDS encoding FkbM family methyltransferase: MIKKIKNNTWDLLNGIGLGGSVQLFLDGALKQYGWFRSFHTKQSVDANGDPLPWYTYPFILFLKPRLKPDFVVFEYGSGNSTRWYGARVKQITAVEHDAEWIKLIKPKLPGNAKVIEKPLGESYIQAVKDAGERYNIIIVDGRNRVKCANFAVDYLTNDGVLILDNSEREWYQKAKEYLKERGFRRLDFIGMAPIVGIETCTSVFYRDGNCLGI; the protein is encoded by the coding sequence ATGATTAAAAAAATAAAAAACAACACCTGGGATCTGCTTAATGGGATCGGCCTGGGTGGCAGTGTGCAGCTTTTTCTGGACGGTGCTTTGAAGCAGTACGGCTGGTTCAGAAGTTTTCATACCAAACAATCCGTTGACGCAAATGGTGATCCGCTTCCCTGGTATACATATCCATTTATATTGTTTTTGAAACCGCGTTTGAAGCCTGATTTCGTGGTTTTTGAATATGGTTCCGGAAATTCCACCCGCTGGTATGGTGCCCGCGTGAAGCAAATTACGGCTGTGGAACACGATGCGGAATGGATCAAGCTTATAAAGCCAAAGCTTCCCGGCAATGCAAAAGTTATCGAAAAACCGCTGGGCGAGTCTTACATTCAGGCGGTTAAGGATGCTGGTGAGCGTTATAACATTATCATTGTTGACGGACGCAACAGGGTAAAGTGTGCCAACTTTGCAGTCGATTATCTGACCAATGATGGCGTCCTGATCCTGGACAATTCGGAACGTGAGTGGTATCAGAAAGCGAAGGAATATTTGAAAGAAAGAGGTTTCCGAAGACTGGATTTCATTGGTATGGCGCCAATTGTAGGCATCGAAACGTGCACGAGCGTGTTTTACCGGGATGGTAACTGTTTGGGCATCTGA
- the wecB gene encoding non-hydrolyzing UDP-N-acetylglucosamine 2-epimerase — translation MKVINIVGARPNFMKVAPLHRAFTLFPDINSLIVHTGQHYDFRMSGIFFEQLQLPEPDYFLGVSNGSQAQQTAAIMVAFEKVLLIEKPDIVLVVGDVNSTLACALVAVKMHIPVVHVEAGLRSGDRKMPEEINRIVTDAIADQLFVTEKSAVCNLLRENISPEKIHFVGNVMIDSLLHCLNQVTEDARQRVRQNEYILMTMHRPANVDNAVVMLEIANMIRRLSALHPIIFPIHPRTLKSLEAQGLLHDLKKIKNLEITEPQGHREFLTLINNASLVITDSGGIQEETTFLKVPCITLRDSTERPITVEAGTNHLLPDWNAQSVVELARKIMGGHCKKGQIPELWDGCAADRIVTILREKYINSYVCAGKRQPSDLK, via the coding sequence TTGAAAGTAATCAATATCGTTGGGGCACGTCCCAATTTTATGAAAGTCGCGCCGCTGCACCGCGCTTTCACACTCTTTCCGGATATCAATTCCCTGATCGTCCACACCGGCCAGCATTATGATTTCCGGATGTCCGGCATCTTTTTCGAACAGCTTCAACTTCCCGAACCGGATTATTTTTTAGGCGTAAGCAATGGTTCGCAAGCGCAGCAAACGGCAGCGATAATGGTTGCATTTGAAAAGGTGCTCCTTATCGAAAAGCCGGACATTGTGCTGGTCGTGGGCGATGTAAATTCTACGCTGGCTTGCGCACTGGTGGCAGTAAAAATGCACATTCCCGTAGTTCATGTGGAAGCGGGGCTGAGGAGCGGCGACAGGAAAATGCCCGAAGAGATTAACCGGATTGTCACCGATGCCATTGCAGATCAGCTTTTTGTAACGGAGAAGTCGGCGGTTTGTAATCTTTTAAGAGAAAATATTTCGCCTGAAAAGATTCACTTCGTCGGCAATGTAATGATCGATTCGCTGCTGCATTGTTTGAATCAGGTTACCGAAGATGCGCGGCAACGTGTAAGGCAAAACGAATATATCTTAATGACCATGCACAGACCAGCTAATGTGGATAATGCGGTGGTAATGCTCGAAATCGCAAACATGATCAGAAGATTATCGGCATTGCATCCCATTATCTTCCCAATCCACCCGCGTACATTGAAGAGCCTTGAAGCGCAAGGGTTATTGCATGATTTGAAAAAAATCAAAAATCTGGAAATTACTGAACCTCAGGGTCACAGGGAGTTTTTAACATTGATTAACAACGCGTCTCTTGTCATCACCGATTCGGGCGGCATTCAGGAGGAGACGACGTTTCTGAAAGTGCCTTGCATTACATTAAGAGATAGCACCGAGCGTCCGATCACTGTTGAAGCCGGCACAAATCATCTGCTGCCCGACTGGAATGCGCAATCCGTGGTGGAACTGGCCAGAAAGATAATGGGGGGACATTGTAAAAAAGGACAGATCCCGGAATTATGGGATGGTTGCGCAGCAGATCGCATCGTGACAATTCTGCGAGAAAAGTACATTAATTCGTACGTTTGTGCCGGTAAGCGTCAACCGTCGGATTTGAAATGA